Proteins encoded within one genomic window of Deinococcus sedimenti:
- a CDS encoding IS1182 family transposase, which translates to MLRPMEVPEVPAETARIAHAAFPKGALFIRLRDELGPLLLDQDFTQVYSGRGRPAVAPWRLALITIMQFVENLSDRQAADAVRGHLAWKYALSLELDHPGFDASVLTEFRQRLLAQDNPLLMLDRLLARCQELGVLRPHGKLRTDSTHVMAAIRVMNRLELIVETMRALLNALATAAPAWVQQIAPETWYDRYAHRAETYRLPKSEAAKQAFADTIGQDGHDLLILLLGDDVPEAARQLPETEALRRCWKRQFISKQGKQHFCTREELPKGDMLESPYDMDARYSTKRGREWTGYKVHLSETCDDDLPHLITHVVTTQAHEQDAPIGKQIQEQLYEKGLSPQQHWVDAGYNGAELIVSAREQHGTEIIGPVRPNTSWTQKVEGAFDLRAFDVRWAQREVVCPQGHASQQWKPTTRKTGQSIIIVTFPEETCRACPVRSSCVRSETRPKSLTFQPQAQQEALHAARDAMNSEEAKVRYQRRAGIEATISQGVRAFGLRRSRYIGIEKTHLQHVLTALAVNVVRLVAWWDGERPGGTRVSRFAQLRAA; encoded by the coding sequence ATGTTGCGCCCTATGGAAGTGCCAGAAGTGCCCGCTGAGACAGCACGCATTGCTCATGCTGCCTTTCCAAAAGGCGCGCTGTTCATTCGCCTCCGCGATGAACTGGGTCCGCTGCTCCTCGACCAGGATTTTACTCAGGTCTACTCGGGTCGGGGGCGGCCCGCAGTGGCTCCCTGGCGACTGGCCCTGATCACCATCATGCAGTTCGTCGAGAACCTCAGCGACCGCCAGGCTGCCGATGCTGTCCGGGGGCACCTGGCCTGGAAGTATGCCTTGTCACTGGAGCTGGATCACCCCGGCTTCGACGCCAGTGTGCTGACCGAGTTTCGCCAGCGGCTGCTGGCACAGGATAATCCCCTGCTGATGCTGGACCGGCTGCTGGCGCGCTGCCAGGAGTTGGGCGTGCTGCGTCCACACGGCAAGCTGCGAACAGACTCCACTCACGTAATGGCAGCCATTCGCGTGATGAACCGACTGGAACTGATCGTCGAGACGATGCGGGCGCTCCTGAATGCTCTAGCGACTGCTGCGCCCGCCTGGGTGCAGCAGATTGCTCCTGAAACATGGTACGACCGTTACGCCCACCGGGCCGAGACCTACCGACTCCCGAAGAGTGAAGCGGCCAAGCAGGCCTTCGCGGATACCATCGGCCAGGACGGCCATGATCTCTTGATCCTGCTGCTTGGTGACGATGTTCCGGAAGCTGCACGGCAGCTTCCGGAGACAGAAGCGTTACGTCGCTGCTGGAAGCGCCAGTTCATCTCGAAGCAGGGAAAGCAGCACTTCTGTACGCGCGAAGAGCTCCCGAAAGGAGACATGCTCGAGTCGCCCTACGACATGGATGCGCGCTATAGCACCAAACGGGGCCGGGAGTGGACGGGCTACAAAGTCCATCTCAGCGAAACGTGTGACGACGACCTGCCCCATCTGATCACCCACGTGGTCACCACCCAGGCCCATGAGCAGGATGCTCCGATCGGCAAGCAGATTCAGGAACAGCTCTACGAGAAGGGCCTGAGTCCGCAACAGCATTGGGTTGATGCCGGGTACAACGGCGCGGAACTCATCGTGTCCGCGCGAGAGCAGCATGGAACCGAGATCATCGGTCCCGTGCGACCCAACACCTCCTGGACGCAGAAAGTTGAAGGCGCCTTTGATTTGAGAGCGTTTGATGTCCGCTGGGCGCAGCGCGAGGTCGTCTGCCCACAAGGACATGCCAGTCAGCAGTGGAAGCCGACGACCCGAAAAACCGGCCAGTCGATCATCATCGTCACGTTTCCGGAGGAAACGTGTCGGGCTTGTCCTGTGCGGTCATCTTGTGTCCGCTCAGAGACGCGGCCCAAGTCGCTGACCTTTCAGCCGCAGGCTCAGCAGGAAGCGCTGCACGCTGCGCGGGACGCCATGAACAGCGAGGAGGCAAAAGTGCGATACCAGCGACGAGCAGGGATCGAAGCGACCATCTCTCAGGGGGTACGGGCCTTTGGACTCCGCCGCAGTCGCTACATCGGTATCGAGAA